In Leptospira langatensis, a single window of DNA contains:
- a CDS encoding TlpA family protein disulfide reductase, translating to MKTFAQILICIVLSVNVFAEDKDLKLIPNIPLYTLDMERKTLYQELENLKEGDLVIINFTSSNCPPCKEEVPNLLQYSKKWNLSNPKNRLHLWIVFLGDDAISASEFAKSLGVQKPTSVYFDSFQTSMRILDFPGTPTTFVLRKKEILFKEFGYTEANWSKMISVLENRK from the coding sequence ATGAAAACTTTTGCGCAAATCCTGATCTGCATTGTTCTAAGCGTAAACGTATTCGCAGAGGATAAGGATCTAAAGCTTATCCCGAACATCCCTCTCTATACTCTGGACATGGAGAGAAAAACCTTGTACCAAGAGTTGGAAAATTTGAAAGAAGGGGACTTGGTCATTATCAATTTCACAAGCTCCAACTGTCCTCCTTGCAAGGAAGAAGTCCCGAATCTATTACAATATTCTAAAAAATGGAATCTATCCAATCCAAAGAACAGATTACATTTATGGATCGTGTTTTTAGGAGATGATGCCATCTCCGCTTCCGAATTTGCCAAGAGCCTGGGCGTGCAGAAGCCTACCTCGGTTTACTTCGATAGCTTTCAGACGAGTATGAGGATCCTCGACTTTCCGGGAACCCCCACTACATTTGTGCTTCGAAAAAAGGAAATCCTATTCAAAGAATTCGGTTATACGGAAGCGAATTGGTCCAAAATGATCTCAGTGTTAGAGAATAGGAAATAA
- the amt gene encoding ammonium transporter, whose product MNIEKSLIDILWVLVCSGLVLIMQGGFLVLESGLTRAKNSINVAIKNVADFGVATLLFYTFGFGLMFGATWNGIIGTSLFAPVFPEGKAWPPTFFLFQLVFCGTSATIVSGAVAERLKFHSYLIATALISGVIYPIAGHWCWGGSLTGEEHGWLASKGFHDFAGSTLVHSVGGWVSLALLLVVGPRIGRFPEEGGAKAVTGSNLPMAMLGGILLWFGWMGFNGGSTLGFNEKVPGIILNTIISSGFSLMVAMLSAWLIKGFPEATAPLNGSLAGLVAITAGADCFTPIQAAIIGSIAGAMVLPAEKLLERFKIDDAVGAIPVHLIGGIWGTIAVGLFGNLKLIDPNIERSSLLVIQIIGIVSVGGFAFGLSWCIFKFLNTFSSLRVDGDEERMGLNISEHKATTELIDLFLAMDYQRKTGDLAVDVPVEPFTEVGQIAERYNLVLDTVRTTLAENEKARVEIANAYEKVQIEQDKAEKLLLNILPGSIAEELKSNVGLIADSYPNVSILFADIVGFTKISASMKPESVVRILNEVFSHFDVLAEKYRLEKIKTIGDAYMAVGGLPVPNQMHPLLVAHMAWDMKEILSRFRLKRMGTKLRMRIGINTGPVVAGVIGTKKFIYDIWGDAVNLASRMESHGVAGEIQVTESTADLIRSDFALTERGEIKVKGKGLVKTFLISHRLRSPEESLGDLGYSFSAS is encoded by the coding sequence ATGAATATAGAGAAGAGCTTAATAGACATTCTCTGGGTTTTAGTTTGTTCCGGTCTAGTCTTGATCATGCAGGGGGGATTCCTTGTCCTAGAGTCGGGGCTGACCCGTGCCAAGAACTCCATCAATGTGGCCATCAAGAACGTGGCCGATTTTGGAGTAGCAACTCTTCTCTTTTACACATTCGGTTTCGGTCTTATGTTTGGAGCGACTTGGAACGGGATCATAGGGACTTCCTTATTCGCTCCCGTCTTTCCGGAAGGAAAGGCCTGGCCTCCTACATTCTTCTTATTCCAACTAGTGTTCTGTGGAACGTCTGCCACCATAGTTTCAGGTGCAGTTGCAGAAAGATTAAAATTCCATTCTTATCTGATCGCAACGGCTTTGATCTCAGGTGTTATCTATCCGATCGCAGGACATTGGTGTTGGGGCGGAAGTTTAACGGGAGAAGAACACGGATGGCTCGCGTCCAAAGGTTTTCATGATTTCGCTGGTTCCACTCTAGTGCATAGCGTGGGAGGTTGGGTTTCGCTCGCACTTCTTCTTGTAGTGGGACCTCGTATCGGAAGATTTCCGGAAGAAGGAGGAGCCAAGGCAGTCACCGGAAGTAATTTACCTATGGCAATGCTAGGCGGGATCCTTCTTTGGTTCGGATGGATGGGCTTCAACGGAGGAAGTACATTAGGATTTAATGAAAAAGTTCCCGGCATTATTTTAAATACGATCATCTCTTCCGGATTTTCCCTGATGGTTGCTATGCTATCCGCTTGGTTGATCAAAGGATTTCCGGAAGCGACTGCTCCTCTGAACGGCTCACTTGCTGGACTCGTAGCGATCACTGCAGGAGCGGACTGTTTTACTCCGATCCAGGCCGCGATTATTGGAAGCATTGCGGGTGCAATGGTACTTCCCGCCGAAAAACTCTTAGAAAGATTTAAGATAGACGATGCAGTCGGAGCCATCCCAGTTCACTTGATTGGAGGGATATGGGGAACGATCGCAGTAGGACTCTTCGGGAATCTGAAATTGATCGATCCGAATATCGAGAGATCCTCTCTACTCGTGATCCAGATCATCGGGATCGTTTCCGTAGGAGGATTCGCATTCGGTTTGTCCTGGTGTATCTTTAAATTTCTGAATACGTTCTCTTCTCTCCGGGTCGATGGGGACGAAGAGAGAATGGGACTGAATATCTCGGAGCATAAGGCAACTACCGAGCTGATCGATCTCTTTCTCGCGATGGATTACCAAAGAAAAACAGGAGATTTGGCTGTGGATGTTCCCGTGGAACCTTTTACCGAAGTCGGTCAGATCGCAGAACGTTACAATTTGGTTCTAGATACGGTGAGAACCACTCTCGCAGAGAATGAAAAGGCAAGGGTAGAGATCGCTAACGCATACGAAAAAGTCCAGATAGAGCAGGACAAAGCGGAGAAGCTTCTTCTGAATATCCTGCCAGGAAGTATAGCCGAGGAATTGAAGTCCAATGTGGGTCTGATTGCGGACAGCTATCCGAATGTATCCATCCTTTTTGCTGATATTGTTGGATTTACCAAGATCTCCGCTTCTATGAAGCCTGAGTCTGTGGTTCGTATCCTAAACGAAGTTTTCTCTCATTTCGACGTATTGGCCGAGAAATATAGACTAGAGAAGATCAAGACCATCGGAGATGCGTATATGGCTGTGGGAGGGCTTCCTGTACCCAATCAAATGCATCCTCTGTTAGTCGCTCATATGGCTTGGGATATGAAAGAGATACTTTCCAGGTTCCGATTGAAGAGAATGGGCACTAAACTTCGCATGAGGATCGGGATCAATACCGGTCCAGTGGTCGCTGGAGTGATCGGAACTAAGAAATTCATCTACGATATCTGGGGCGATGCGGTCAATCTAGCGAGCAGAATGGAATCTCATGGAGTCGCAGGTGAAATTCAGGTAACGGAATCGACTGCAGATCTAATTCGATCCGATTTTGCTTTAACTGAAAGGGGAGAAATCAAAGTAAAAGGCAAAGGTTTAGTGAAAACCTTCTTGATCAGTCATCGACTTCGCTCTCCGGAAGAGAGCTTAGGTGATCTAGGATACTCCTTCAGTGCAAGTTAA
- a CDS encoding acetyl-CoA acetyltransferase, producing the protein MKDAVYVLGGEQTDFQRNWTKEGKTFMSLFREAVQDGLEKVGLTPDEIKKLNKQNRIGVFVGNFDAEQYAVQGHMGAFLTEVDPCFYGVPGARYEAACASGSVALDAAQTKLRSKDYDVAIVVGMEIMKTVSSSVGGDFLGTAAYYEKEAKGVQFPFPKLFGKLADVLLERYKLDEKRYMGALAEISRINYANAKRNPKAQTRSWFMNKEHANARGGEFNMAVGGRLAITDCSQVTDGAALVVLANKNYAEEFAKKKGTKLSAYPKIKGWGHRVAPITFDAKVAESKGDKWVLPWTRQTVKDAYDRSGLNTKDIDVFETHDCFTSSEYAAISAFGITQPGKEHEAIEDGVIDFNGKKPINPSGGLIGAGHPVGASGVRMMLDIYKQVTGTAGDYQVEGAKNGLMLNIGGSATTNYVFVVGK; encoded by the coding sequence ATGAAAGACGCAGTTTATGTACTCGGTGGAGAACAAACAGACTTTCAGCGCAACTGGACCAAAGAAGGAAAAACCTTCATGTCCTTATTCCGCGAAGCCGTACAAGATGGATTGGAAAAAGTCGGTCTTACTCCTGACGAAATCAAAAAGCTGAACAAGCAAAATCGCATCGGAGTGTTCGTAGGGAACTTCGACGCAGAGCAATATGCAGTCCAAGGACATATGGGCGCATTCTTAACCGAAGTAGATCCTTGCTTCTATGGAGTTCCTGGAGCTCGTTACGAAGCTGCTTGCGCATCCGGTTCAGTTGCTCTGGACGCTGCTCAAACCAAACTTCGCTCCAAAGACTATGATGTTGCTATCGTAGTAGGTATGGAGATCATGAAGACTGTTTCTTCTTCCGTAGGTGGCGACTTCTTAGGAACCGCAGCTTATTACGAAAAAGAAGCGAAGGGAGTCCAATTCCCATTCCCTAAACTTTTCGGAAAACTCGCGGACGTTCTATTAGAGCGTTACAAGCTGGATGAGAAGCGTTATATGGGAGCTCTTGCTGAAATTTCCAGGATCAATTACGCTAACGCAAAACGTAACCCGAAAGCCCAAACTCGTTCTTGGTTCATGAACAAAGAACATGCAAACGCTCGCGGCGGTGAATTCAACATGGCAGTAGGCGGACGTCTTGCGATCACCGACTGTTCTCAGGTAACCGACGGTGCAGCTCTTGTAGTTCTCGCTAATAAGAATTACGCAGAAGAGTTTGCTAAGAAGAAGGGAACCAAACTTTCCGCTTATCCTAAGATCAAAGGTTGGGGACACAGAGTGGCTCCTATTACTTTCGATGCGAAGGTTGCCGAATCCAAAGGGGACAAATGGGTTCTTCCTTGGACTCGCCAAACCGTAAAAGATGCATATGATCGTTCCGGTTTGAACACCAAGGATATCGACGTGTTCGAAACTCACGACTGCTTTACCTCTTCCGAATACGCAGCGATCTCCGCTTTCGGGATCACTCAGCCAGGCAAAGAGCACGAAGCGATCGAAGACGGTGTGATCGACTTTAACGGTAAGAAACCGATCAATCCTTCCGGCGGGCTCATCGGTGCAGGACATCCTGTGGGAGCTTCCGGTGTGAGAATGATGTTAGACATCTACAAACAAGTTACCGGAACCGCAGGTGACTACCAAGTAGAAGGAGCTAAAAACGGACTGATGCTCAATATCGGAGGATCAGCAACCACCAACTACGTGTTCGTAGTAGGAAAATAA
- a CDS encoding 3-hydroxyacyl-CoA dehydrogenase family protein, with amino-acid sequence MREIKTVTVLGANGTMGAGSAAIVAAFGKAKVHMLARDVNKAKEGIEKAISSIKTDTIRPRLIPGSYDQDLEKAVSESDWVFELVAESYEVKEPINKRIAKARKPGTIVSTVSSGLSIARLADAFDEDGKKHYYGTHFFNPPYKMILCELVTHAGNDKKVTKKLGEYLAKTLGRAVVYTNDTPAFAGNRIGFQLINEAAIKAEEYSDKGGIALIDAIMSGYTGRAMAPLDTADFVGLDVHKAIVDNLYEMTKDAAHSTFKLPGYFQKLIDKGDLGRKSGQGLYKMTKTPDGKKEKLYYDIKGDLYVPVPKFDIPFIKEANRRIGEADYIGAMNIVKEAKGLEADIARYFIARYVSYSLSLVGEVVETKEMTDLAMGTGFNWAPASAFVDFLGGPKEAISLITKAKLPVPEILAKAKAGKPFYQLKDILDARSLFKG; translated from the coding sequence ATGAGGGAAATTAAAACCGTAACCGTCCTCGGCGCTAATGGGACTATGGGCGCCGGATCCGCAGCTATTGTGGCAGCCTTTGGTAAGGCAAAAGTCCACATGCTTGCTCGGGACGTAAATAAAGCAAAAGAAGGGATCGAAAAGGCCATTTCATCCATCAAAACGGACACAATCCGTCCTAGATTAATTCCCGGTTCTTATGACCAAGATTTGGAAAAAGCCGTTTCCGAATCAGATTGGGTTTTCGAACTCGTTGCCGAAAGCTATGAAGTAAAAGAGCCTATCAATAAGAGAATCGCTAAGGCTCGTAAACCCGGTACGATCGTTTCTACGGTATCTTCCGGACTTTCTATCGCTCGTTTGGCGGACGCTTTTGACGAGGACGGAAAGAAACATTATTACGGAACTCACTTCTTCAACCCTCCGTACAAGATGATCCTCTGCGAATTAGTGACTCATGCAGGGAACGATAAAAAAGTTACCAAGAAATTAGGAGAATATCTCGCTAAGACCCTTGGACGCGCAGTCGTTTATACGAACGATACTCCTGCATTCGCAGGGAACAGGATCGGATTCCAGCTTATCAACGAGGCTGCTATCAAAGCGGAAGAATATTCCGACAAGGGCGGTATCGCATTGATCGATGCGATCATGAGCGGTTATACGGGAAGAGCGATGGCTCCTCTGGACACTGCTGACTTCGTGGGTCTGGATGTGCATAAAGCGATCGTAGACAACCTCTATGAGATGACTAAAGACGCGGCGCATTCTACTTTCAAACTCCCAGGTTATTTCCAGAAGTTGATCGATAAAGGTGACTTAGGAAGAAAATCCGGACAAGGTCTCTACAAGATGACCAAGACTCCTGACGGAAAGAAAGAGAAGCTTTATTACGATATCAAAGGCGATCTTTATGTGCCGGTCCCTAAATTCGATATTCCTTTCATCAAAGAAGCAAACCGCAGAATCGGCGAAGCAGATTATATCGGCGCTATGAACATAGTGAAAGAAGCGAAAGGACTCGAAGCGGATATCGCTCGTTACTTCATTGCTCGCTATGTAAGCTACTCTCTTTCTCTCGTAGGAGAAGTTGTGGAGACAAAGGAAATGACTGACCTTGCAATGGGAACAGGATTTAATTGGGCTCCAGCATCCGCATTCGTAGACTTCTTAGGCGGACCGAAAGAAGCAATCAGTCTAATCACTAAGGCTAAACTTCCGGTACCGGAAATATTGGCAAAGGCGAAAGCAGGAAAGCCTTTCTATCAATTGAAAGATATCCTGGACGCTCGTTCTCTTTTTAAAGGATAA
- a CDS encoding COX15/CtaA family protein codes for MTASNYSHFGKFSRFLLIYTVLIFLNLLYGPLVRATDSGLACPDWPFCFGKVFPDFDFKIFMEVGHRFYSMFLGFILIGGTVWTASVKELRKPFLPYFIVGILLILSQATLGGLTVLWSLDPATVNLHLLNAILFLLCIFTATLKSIHLRNETQTNEFVSGNSLLMKEQIPLLIGVLLIFFQIILGGRVSSNYAGLACLEFPTCNGEWIPSVPEPKMQIQVQHRFGAYLVAFYLLIINLYGILREFSPKTKKYVRMAIVLLLIQIGLGVVNVYMKLPKLITAAHTGVAVLLFLSVYAIWLQRASELPKEKVA; via the coding sequence ATGACCGCATCGAATTATTCTCATTTCGGAAAGTTTTCTCGCTTTCTACTCATATATACCGTTCTTATCTTTTTAAATCTTTTATACGGACCATTGGTGAGAGCTACCGATTCAGGTCTTGCTTGTCCTGATTGGCCTTTCTGCTTCGGAAAAGTTTTCCCTGATTTCGATTTCAAGATCTTCATGGAAGTAGGTCACAGATTCTATTCCATGTTCTTGGGTTTCATCTTGATCGGCGGAACTGTTTGGACTGCCAGCGTTAAAGAATTAAGAAAACCTTTTCTTCCTTATTTCATTGTAGGGATCCTTTTGATCCTCTCTCAAGCTACCTTGGGAGGACTTACTGTTCTCTGGTCATTGGATCCTGCCACAGTGAATCTTCATTTGCTCAATGCGATCCTGTTCTTGCTCTGCATTTTTACCGCGACCTTGAAATCCATCCATCTCAGGAATGAAACTCAAACGAATGAATTCGTTTCCGGTAACTCCCTTCTAATGAAAGAACAGATCCCTCTTCTGATCGGAGTACTCTTAATTTTCTTCCAGATCATTTTGGGAGGAAGGGTAAGTTCCAATTACGCAGGCCTCGCTTGTTTGGAATTCCCGACTTGCAACGGAGAATGGATCCCTTCCGTTCCCGAACCTAAAATGCAGATCCAAGTCCAGCACAGATTCGGTGCATACTTGGTGGCATTTTATCTTTTAATAATAAACCTTTATGGAATATTACGAGAGTTCTCCCCAAAAACCAAGAAATATGTACGGATGGCAATCGTTCTACTTTTAATTCAGATCGGATTAGGGGTCGTAAACGTTTATATGAAGCTCCCTAAGCTGATCACTGCGGCCCATACCGGAGTAGCGGTCCTTCTATTCTTATCCGTGTATGCGATCTGGTTGCAAAGGGCATCCGAACTGCCCAAGGAAAAGGTAGCTTAA
- the cyoE gene encoding heme o synthase, producing the protein MKDFLSDWNQMIKPRVSSLVLATAIPGMYLGSTESPSLLLVFTTLLGTFLMSSASFIFNQALEKDRDAKMKRTANRPIPAGRISITTAIIVGFLMTGLAFWVLYYFANLLTAICAFAALLAYVFLYTILLKPRTHQNIVIGGVAGCVGPLIGYAAVSNNLPLPAWILFLMIFLWTPAHFWALAIFLKEDYSDANFPMLPVVKGVKETGRSILFYTVLYVGSVFAFYWAEPSMGVLYMAASVILSISIIYLSIKLLRNPEPKFARGFFFFSILHLFLINILILVDHAISS; encoded by the coding sequence ATGAAAGATTTCCTTTCCGATTGGAACCAGATGATCAAGCCGAGAGTGAGTTCTCTCGTCCTTGCAACCGCAATTCCTGGAATGTATCTTGGATCCACTGAATCCCCTAGCCTACTTCTTGTTTTCACGACCTTGCTAGGTACATTCTTAATGTCTTCTGCGTCCTTTATCTTCAACCAAGCATTGGAGAAGGACAGGGATGCAAAGATGAAACGCACTGCAAACCGTCCGATCCCAGCAGGAAGGATCAGCATAACCACTGCGATCATCGTAGGGTTCCTAATGACGGGACTCGCATTTTGGGTACTGTATTATTTTGCAAATCTTCTGACTGCGATCTGCGCGTTCGCGGCGTTGCTTGCCTATGTCTTTCTCTATACGATCCTATTAAAGCCTAGAACACATCAGAATATCGTAATAGGCGGTGTGGCCGGTTGCGTGGGTCCTTTGATCGGATATGCAGCAGTCAGTAATAATCTTCCCTTACCTGCTTGGATCCTGTTCTTAATGATTTTCTTATGGACCCCGGCTCACTTCTGGGCGCTTGCCATTTTCTTAAAAGAGGATTACAGCGATGCAAACTTCCCAATGCTTCCTGTAGTAAAAGGGGTCAAGGAAACGGGACGTTCTATTCTGTTCTACACTGTACTCTATGTAGGCTCAGTATTTGCATTCTATTGGGCCGAGCCTTCTATGGGTGTTTTGTATATGGCGGCCTCGGTTATCCTGAGCATATCCATCATTTATCTTTCGATAAAGCTTTTGAGAAATCCTGAGCCTAAGTTCGCGAGAGGATTCTTCTTCTTTAGCATTCTTCACTTGTTTTTGATCAATATACTGATCCTAGTGGATCACGCGATCTCTTCCTAA
- a CDS encoding SCO family protein, producing the protein MQRVQRVAAVLIFFLPFFSLLSYDSERVLPAHAVPPELEGVGLEEKLGNSIDPNLSFIDEDGKQVRIGDYLKEGKPLLLTLVYYRCPTLCNLYLNELSNALKELSWEVGKEFNYVAVSFDPKEKPDLAKQKKEVYVKDYGRGNGSGWSFLTGNDPEIKALASSLGFTYKWNPYNDQWVHVSVAYVITPEGKISRYLKGIPVEERTLRLSLVEAGDGKIGDLTDRVALFCFQFDPSKNRYTLYAFNIMRIGGFLTVLVLAAFLFLFWKKQNSSSIV; encoded by the coding sequence CTGCAGCGGGTTCAAAGAGTTGCTGCGGTCCTAATATTCTTCTTACCCTTCTTCTCCCTTTTATCCTACGATTCGGAAAGAGTGCTGCCAGCTCATGCTGTTCCTCCCGAGTTGGAAGGTGTAGGCTTAGAAGAAAAGCTAGGCAATTCCATCGATCCTAATTTGAGCTTCATCGACGAAGACGGAAAGCAGGTTCGCATCGGGGATTATCTCAAAGAAGGAAAACCTCTTCTTCTTACCCTAGTATATTACAGATGTCCTACTCTATGTAATCTTTATCTAAACGAACTTTCGAACGCTCTCAAAGAACTGAGTTGGGAAGTTGGTAAAGAATTCAATTATGTTGCCGTAAGTTTCGATCCGAAAGAGAAACCGGACCTCGCAAAACAAAAGAAAGAGGTTTATGTCAAAGATTACGGCAGAGGGAACGGAAGCGGTTGGAGTTTTCTAACCGGGAACGATCCGGAGATCAAGGCACTTGCATCCAGCCTCGGTTTCACTTATAAATGGAATCCTTATAACGACCAATGGGTTCACGTATCCGTTGCGTATGTCATTACTCCCGAAGGAAAGATTTCACGCTATTTGAAAGGAATTCCGGTGGAGGAACGCACGCTGCGTTTGTCTCTTGTGGAGGCTGGAGATGGCAAAATCGGCGATTTGACCGACCGCGTTGCCCTTTTTTGCTTCCAATTTGATCCATCCAAAAATAGGTATACATTATACGCATTCAATATCATGCGAATCGGCGGTTTTCTCACCGTCCTCGTTCTTGCAGCGTTCTTATTCCTCTTTTGGAAGAAACAAAACTCGTCTAGTATAGTATAA
- the coxB gene encoding cytochrome c oxidase subunit II yields the protein MNWFSFIPATSFMPVPATKESGDVDNLYIFLLVSGLISFIILIGGMVIFIFKYRRKTEDQKSAYITHNTLAEFLWSFIPFVIMMVIFAWGWDVFHDLRKVGEKGDVEVHVTARQWAWTFKYANGIEINSPTGDKLEPNLPDSTLLKPETVVVPLGKTIRFVLTSDDVLHSFYVPAFRNKMDAVPGRRTTFTFTPIEKGDFTVFCTEYCGTKHSNMMATIRVVDSEQFAAWQAAEIGKKAGAADAGPAQRGEALFKGSLGCSGCHSIDGSRIVGPSFKGLYGNKRDFADGSSVVADDAYIKQSILVPTAKVVAGFPPAMSSFQGRIKEEEIKDIIEFIKTLK from the coding sequence ATGAATTGGTTCTCTTTTATTCCGGCTACAAGCTTTATGCCGGTTCCAGCGACTAAAGAATCGGGAGATGTGGATAATCTTTACATCTTTCTTCTTGTTTCGGGCCTTATCTCTTTTATCATTCTCATCGGGGGAATGGTAATATTCATTTTCAAGTATAGAAGGAAAACCGAGGACCAAAAAAGCGCGTATATCACGCACAACACTCTTGCAGAGTTTCTTTGGTCCTTTATTCCTTTCGTGATCATGATGGTGATCTTTGCTTGGGGATGGGATGTGTTCCATGACCTTCGCAAAGTCGGCGAGAAAGGCGATGTTGAGGTTCACGTAACCGCTCGTCAATGGGCTTGGACCTTCAAATATGCGAATGGCATCGAGATAAACAGCCCAACAGGCGACAAATTAGAGCCGAATCTTCCTGATTCTACTCTCTTAAAGCCTGAAACTGTAGTAGTGCCATTAGGCAAAACGATCCGTTTCGTTCTTACCTCCGACGACGTTCTTCATAGTTTCTATGTTCCTGCATTTCGGAACAAAATGGACGCAGTTCCTGGCAGAAGGACCACTTTCACTTTCACTCCGATCGAGAAAGGGGACTTCACCGTATTCTGTACTGAATATTGCGGAACCAAGCACTCCAACATGATGGCTACGATCCGAGTCGTTGACTCAGAGCAATTCGCAGCATGGCAAGCCGCAGAGATCGGTAAAAAAGCCGGAGCAGCGGATGCTGGCCCTGCGCAAAGAGGAGAGGCCTTGTTCAAAGGTAGCCTCGGTTGCAGCGGATGTCACTCCATCGACGGTTCCAGAATTGTTGGTCCGAGCTTCAAGGGACTTTACGGCAATAAGAGAGACTTTGCCGACGGATCTTCCGTAGTTGCCGACGATGCTTATATCAAACAATCCATCCTTGTTCCTACCGCGAAAGTCGTGGCTGGATTCCCTCCTGCAATGTCCTCCTTTCAAGGAAGGATCAAAGAGGAAGAGATCAAGGACATCATCGAATTCATTAAGACCCTTAAATAG